A region from the Corynebacterium tuberculostearicum genome encodes:
- a CDS encoding ParA family protein, which produces MTRVVSVIQSKGGTGKTTLSVMLAEAIRKMGYAVAVADGDPQQSATRWASKVEDFPFPIESVRSSSDFSGVVRRGNNPDFLIVDTPPGGLAFITESAEAADLVLLPTGVSPMDIDRTQVTLSWLIEMGIPTAVVLSNVDKREKLLDEVHAELEGDETAALAETVIPTRAATRRAFGTKPKSTKVWASLAQEVVAAFED; this is translated from the coding sequence ATGACTCGAGTAGTTTCCGTGATTCAGTCGAAGGGCGGGACGGGGAAGACCACACTTTCGGTGATGCTCGCAGAGGCAATTCGGAAGATGGGTTATGCGGTTGCGGTCGCAGACGGCGATCCCCAGCAATCTGCCACCCGATGGGCAAGCAAAGTAGAAGACTTTCCATTTCCTATCGAATCTGTCCGCAGTTCAAGTGATTTCTCCGGAGTCGTTAGGAGAGGGAATAACCCGGACTTTCTTATAGTTGACACCCCTCCAGGTGGTTTAGCTTTCATTACCGAAAGTGCCGAGGCTGCCGATCTGGTCCTTCTTCCAACTGGTGTTTCTCCAATGGATATTGACCGGACTCAGGTAACGCTTTCTTGGCTAATAGAAATGGGGATACCGACAGCAGTCGTTCTGTCGAATGTAGATAAGAGAGAAAAACTTCTAGACGAAGTCCATGCCGAGCTGGAAGGTGATGAAACCGCTGCCCTTGCTGAGACAGTCATCCCAACAAGGGCAGCGACGCGTCGCGCCTTCGGAACAAAGCCAAAAAGTACGAAAGTTTGGGCTTCTTTAGCTCAAGAAGTAGTCGCAGCATTTGAGGATTAA
- a CDS encoding peptide transporter: MAIPKAKNKTQKGLSENSSESSPSTKMFAQANDKATRLQLYVRDRQLIKELKLASVEEEKSISQLFEEWATQWLEGRG, encoded by the coding sequence ATGGCAATTCCAAAAGCTAAAAATAAGACACAGAAAGGATTATCTGAAAATAGTTCAGAATCCTCTCCTTCAACAAAGATGTTCGCTCAAGCCAATGATAAAGCGACACGCCTTCAACTGTATGTCCGCGATCGGCAACTGATTAAGGAGCTTAAACTCGCTTCAGTAGAAGAAGAGAAGAGCATATCCCAACTTTTTGAAGAGTGGGCCACACAGTGGCTCGAGGGAAGAGGCTAA